Part of the Longimicrobium sp. genome, GCGCGCCCGCTTCTGCTTACCGGACCGGCTCCCGGCGCGTCAGCCGTTGGGATCGATTCCCCAGCCGCGGCCTGCTTCGACGCTGCTCTTGATGCGCATCGCTGCCTCCTCGGAACGAGATGAGGGGGTGAAGTTGACGCACTCCGGACAGAGTGCGTGGATCGCCGACTTCGGCGGGAGGAGTCTCCGCCGCGGTCGGACCGGGCGCCAAGGTAGCGTCGAGTCGTCCCGACCCGCGTGTCGCGGGGACGGATGACAGCAGCCGGGGGCAGGACGTTCCCCGGCGTGCCGACTCCATCCGACCGTCCCCAGCTCCGCCGTCCTCGGCCGCTCTCGGGCGATCAGAATCCGCCCCGCGCCCAGCCGCACGGTTCACGGCGCGCGGGCGCGGCTCGGCCCCGGCTGGCGCGGCCCGTCCCCGGCGGCGTGCTCGCGCGCGGGAGGCGGGGCACGTTGAGGCCGTCCTCGTCCCCCTTTCTCAGGAGGCTGCGATGCGCCGCTTCACGGTTCCGACGGGTGCGTGCCTGGCCATGCTCCTGGCGCTCACCCCGCCGCCGGCCGCGCACGGGCAGGCACCGGCCCCGTCCGTGCCGGCACCCGACACGCTCGGGGCCAACTTCGACGCCGACCGGGTCGGCAGGGGCACGCCGGGCGACTTCGACTTCCTCATCGGCACCTGGAGCTTCCGCTTCCAGTCACGCGACGAGCAGGGCGGCTACCGGCCCGTGCGGACCGGCACGTGGACGGCCGTCAAGACGCACGGCGGAGCGATCGTGGAAGACGTCTGGCGGGTGGGGGAGACCGAAAATCCCACCATCACGTGGCGCGTCTTCAACCCGCAGCGGGGCGTGTGGGAGATCCAGGGCGTGCAGCCGCGGAGCGGCCAGTGGCACCCCGGCATCGCGTGGAGCGAGGGCGACCAGCGCTTCGTGGTGCAGACGTTCGGGCCGATGCGGGCGCGCATCCGCTACTACCAGGTCACACCCGACCACTTCCTGTGGCGCGCGGACGGCTCGGAGGACGGCGGCCGCACGTGGGTCGCCGACATCTGGAAGATCGAGGCGCACCGGGTGAATCTGTAGAACACCCGGGCTCCACGCGGAGCCGCCCGGGCAGGCGGAGGAAGAGGAACGCGTCCGCCGCCCCTGCCGACTCCATCCTGGGATCGGGATAACGGTCTGCTCCGGGCGTCACGGGGCCTGCGTCCGGGGCGGCCGCGGCTCGGCCAGCGGGTGGGACGGGGCGCTGCCGCCCAGCACGACCACCGCGTCGAACCCGGCGATCACCTGGAGCGCGGCGGGGCTCAGGCGCCCGAACTTCCCGCCGTAGGCATCCACGCGCAGGGAGCGGAGGTCGAAGACGGTCCACCGCGCGGAGTCGGCCGCCGCCAGGTACGGCCCCGCCCAGGGCGCCCCGGCGTAGCTGTTGGGGCTCGGGGCGTAGGAGAACGTCGCCGGGTCGAACCCCGCCTCCAGGCTCCCGGGCCCACCGATGACCACGATGGAGTACGCGCTGCCGCCGTTCAGTGCGGCCAGCTCGGGAAGGAGCGATCCCACGTCGAAGGTCCCGGTCCAGTTCCGGCCGCGCATCAGGTGGTTCGCGCCCAGCTTGACCATCACGCGCGGAGCCCCGCCGGTGGAGCGGTAGGCGCGCAGGAAGTTGCCGCGCAGGTTCTCCGCGCGCGCCTCGTTCGCCTGGTAGTAGCGCCCGGCGACCTGGTGGGCGTTGATGGCCAGCGTCCGCTCGACCACCTCGAGCAGCAGGTCCGCCTCGGAGCCGGGGCGCGGACCGAGGGTGCGCCGGAGGCTCGCGACGACTGTGTCCGGCGCGGCGAACCCGAACACCGTCGCCGGGTTCCGCGACGCCAGGGCCGCCGTGAACATCGAGTCCGCCACGGCCTGCGCCCGCGCAACGGCGGCGCGGGCGGGCCCCTCCGGCACCACCTGGCGCAGGCGCGGGAGCGTGTGGGTTTCCGGCAGCACGTCGTAGTCGATCCCCCACAGCACGTCGCTCCCTCCGCCGGCCGCCGCCACGGCGCCGGCGAGGAATTGCGCCTCTTCCCGCAGCACGTAGAACGGCGCCCCGGGGAAGCGCTCGCGCGCGAACGCCCGCAGGGCGGCCATCGGGTCCGCGCCCGCGGCCAGGCGGTTGAGCTCGCGGCCGACGGGAGGGCTCACCTCGATGGCGAGGTGGCGGTAGCCGGAACGGGCCAGCTCGCAGAAGAGCGCGGCGGAGAACCTCGGCACGGCGTCGACGCCGTGCGCCTCCGCGATCGCCGTGAACTGCGCCGCCCGCGCGTGCCCCGCCAGCAGCCGGCCGCCGTCCTCTTCCAGGCCGCACGCTCCGGCGCGCGCGAACAGCCGCCTCTCCCGCAGCGCGGCGACCAGTCCGCTGTCCGCCGCCTGGGCGCGGGCGGCGCCGGCGCCGGCCAGGAGGGCCGCACACGCGAAGGCCTGGATCACGAAGCGTCGTGGCATGGTGGGATGGCGTCTCGGGGAAGCAGTCGCGGAAGACGGCGGAAGTTTCGGTCCGGACCCGCGCCGGGCGAGGCGTCCGTGGCGGGCCGTTGCCGGCGCGTGCCGAGACGCGCTCGCCAGGGCCAAGGCGCGCAGCGAGTGTCGTGCCGGTCTCTCGGGAAGGAGGAGCGGGGGCAGCCGGCGTCCGGCACCGCAAAGAGCCGGCGGAGGACCCTGGACGTCCCCCGCCGGCTCCGTCGATGTCGTGTGGTCCGGAACTCCGGACGAGGGGGCCCGGCGGGCCGGGCCCCTCGTCGTCCCGCTCAGCGCAGCGTGTCGGCGCCGAGCCGGGTGGGCTCGATCCCCTGCACCACGGGCTGCTTGCCGCCGGCGAAGCCGAAGGGCATCGACTCGGAGACGAGCGGCACGATCGGCGAGGCCATGACCCGGATCCCGGTCTTCAGCAGCGTGAGCGTGCGGAACTCGCTCGAGTGCTGCTGCGCGTACCAGTAGCCGTTGGTGGTGCGCGCCACGGCCGTCACGCGGAACATGTAGGCGCACGTCACGGGCGGCACCCACTCGGCCGGCGGGGTGGGCACCGTCTGGCTGGCCACGCCCTGCCAGCGGTGGTCGGGCGCCAGGTGGCTCGTGTAGCTGTCGCTGAAGATCCCGGCCGACTGGTTGTTCCCCCACTGGGCGCCGATCGAGTAGCTGTGCAGGTGCCCCTCGGGGTCGAACGCCTTCGCCACGATCTGCACGCCGTCGGTGGGCGAGTCCAGGCTCACGATGCTGCACGCGGGGACCGACGCCCCGTTGTGCAGGATGTCGAGCACCTTCGCCTCCGGTAGCTGGTTGTCCAGCCGGAGCGTGAGCGGCGTGGCGGGCGGCGCGGCGACCGCCGCGCCGGCGCTGTCGAAGAACTCGATGCGGAACTGGTGCAGGTTGTTCGGCTCCTTCGACGAGTCCCACTGGAAGAGGAGCGCCTTGATCATGTAGTCCACCCCCGGGTTCTGCATCGGGTACCGGTCGGCGGCGTCGGGCCCGAACGACTCCCACACGTACGTCGTGCCGTCCCAGCGGTAGTTGGCCCACGCCTGCCGGATCGGGGTCTCGGGCGCCGCGCCCAGGGCGGCCAGGGTGTTCCCGGAGCGGTGCAGCACCCTGTAGCGCCGCGCCCCGGCCGCCCACAGCGAGGCGAGCGTCACGCTGTTGCCGATCAGGTCCATCGTCCCCGCGAAGGCGGCTTCGCGCGGCTGGATGCGGTACGGCTCGGTGATGGTCGCGTAGCCGTCGGCGGCGATCCTGGTGAAGGGGATCCACCCCACCCCCGCGATCACCGGCCCCGCCGTCCCCGGCGGGTAGGAGATCGACGACGAGGCGGTCGCCAGCACCAGGGTGTGGAAGTTGTTGAAGGCGCTGAGCGGGCTGGCCGGGAAGTCGAAGGTGAAGCCCGGGGTGCTCGAGGCCACGCGCAGGCCGAACTTGACGGTGGGCGGCGGGAGCGTGGGGTCCACCACGAGCCCGAGCTCGGCCAGCGAGAGGCTGATCTCCCAGATGCGGTGCGGCGCGGCCGAGTTGGGCGAGGGGCCGAAGCCCACCCGCACCGTCGAGTCGATCACCTGCGAGCTGGAGGCGGGCCAGGTGGTGTTCGGGCCGGCCATCAGCCAGCGGCCCAGCTTGTTGGGCTCCCCGGGGAAGAGGCCGTACATGACGTCGCGGTTGACGGTCACGGCCCCGTTGGCGTCGCTGTCGATGACGAACCAGAAGTAGTCGTTCGTCCCGACGTCGTTCCCGGTGTCGCCCACCAGGTCCAGCGCCAGGTAGATCCGCTGCTCGTCGTTCTTCACCATCAGGAAGCCGGCCGGGATGGCGATCTTCCCCGCGCCCGCCCACTCGGCGGCGGGCAGCGCCCCGTCCTGCGGGACGGGCACGGTGGTCCAGGTGCTCTTCACGATCGACATACTCATTCCCTCGTGCGGGATGTTGACGCGACGGCGGAGGAAAGCGGGAGAAGAGGTGGGTTCCGGCGGCGCCGCCGTCGCAAGCCGCTGCCGGCGCCGGGGGCCATCGCAACGCACAAGCCGGGCGGAAGCCGGGATGCCAGGGCTCGCTATCTGTAGTCCCGCCAATCACATAGGCGTTTTCGCATCGGCGGGCGCCGGGAGCGGGATGCAGACAACTCGGGACACGGCGAGAACAGTGGGACAGCGATTCCCGTCCTCCAGAAAAGTTTCAATCGCGTGCGGCGGCGGTGGTTACGGTCACCCTGCAAGCAGAAGCGGACGCCTCCGTCGGGGGGCGTCCGCTTCCATCGTGGGACCGGGATCGGGCGACGAGAGGGGCGCTCCTACTCGGCGACGAACCTGCGCAGGGCGTCCGCTGCCCGGAGCGCCTGGGCGCTGGGGACGGCTCCCTCGGACACGGCGCGGATCAGCCGGTCGTCGCGCCGGTACAGGTCGTTGCCGAAGTAGAGCTGGCCTCCCCTGGCGTACGCGGTGAAGTAGGCGATGTAGACGGGGATCTTGCGCGGCAGGTTCACGCGCCGGTCGTCCGGGCCCTGCTGCATCGCCTGCCGGACGCGCTCCGGGGGCCACCCGAGGGCGAAGAGGGCGAGCTGCTCCGGCTTCTCCAGCCGGATGCACCCGTGGCTGAAGGCGCGCACGTCCTCGCGGAAGAGGCTGTCCGCCGGGGTGTCGTGCAGGTAGATGTTGAAGTCGTTGGGGAACATGAACTTCACCAGCCCCAGCGAGTTCTTCTCGCCCGGGCGCTGGCGCACCCGGGTCTTCCCCTGCTCCTCGAAGGTCTCGTAGCGGTTGCGGGCGAAGTAGCCGGGGTCGGCCGCGGCCCTGGGGAAGATCTCCTTGGCGGCGATGGAGTCGGTCACCATCCAGTAGGGGCGGAACACCACGTACTCCATGGAGTCGCTGAACACCGGCGTGGCCCGGTCCTCGTACTCCTCCCCTACGATCACCTTCATCTCCAGCGCCTTCCGTCCGCCGTCGAACGCCTCCAGCCGGAAGGCGGGGACGTTCACCAGGATGTACCGGCTTCCCAGCGAGCGCGGGAGCCAGCGGTAGCGCTCCAGGTTGGCGGCGATCTGCCAGAGCCGGTACGCGGGGGAGAGGTTCAGCGCCGCGACCGTCTCGGGCCCCAGGGTGCTGTCGCTCTCGATGCCGTGCCGCGCCTGGAAGGCGGCCACCGCGCCGGCCAGCGCAGGATCGTACACCGCGCCGCCGGCCGGGCGCGCCGGGCTCCGCCCCGCGCTCTCGGCGGGGGGCGGCGGCGCGGTGGTGGCGGCGGCCAGGAGCCCCTCGGCCTGCAGCCGCTGGCGCAGCGCCGCGAGGCGGGCGGGCGAGTCGCTCTCTCCCGGCTTCAGCTCCTTCCCCCTGGGCACCGTGGGCCACCCGCCCCGGCTGGCGATCTGGCGGTAGTGCTGCAGCTGGCGCTGCAGGAAGGCGTAGTCCTCGTCCTGCGGCCGCATCCCGGCGATGGCCCGGTGCAGCGGCTCCTCGCGCAGCGTGCGCGCCAGGGCGCTGTCCACGCGCTCCCGGTCCGGGTTGATGAACCACGCCTGCGAGACGCTGCGGGGGTCCACCTGGCCGGTGAGGAGGTCGTGGCCCAGCGCCGCGTACGAGGCGGTGAGCATCACGTCGGCGGCGGCCACCTGGGCGGCCGTGGGACGCCTCGCGTCCTTCACCGCCCCCAGCGAGCGCGCCAGCTCGCCGAGCGGGTAGCGGTCCAGCCGCAGCGCGTCCTGGTGCGCGTTGACCAGCGCCGTCAGCAGCGCGGCGGCACGGTCTTCCAGCAGGCCGTCCGGGCCGAACCAGAGCGGCCCCTGCCCGTAGCGCCGGTAGAGCTTCCGCACCCGCTCCCACTGGTCCGCGTCGAGCGGAGCCGGGCGCCCGCCGTCCAGGCGCTGCCCGACGGCGCCGCGCACCGCCGCCACGTCCAGGCCGGCCACCCGCGTCAGCGCCTGCGGGTTCCAGGCGGCGTCCGCCCTGTCCGCCCTGTCCGCCTCGCCCGCTTCAGCGCCTCTCGCCTCGTCGCGGCCGCACCCGGCCAGCGCCATGCACAGCGTCGCCAGGGCTGGCAGCAGCCCCCGGCCGAGGCGGCGGACCGCCCGCGGAAATCTCTGTGTCATCTGCATGCCGATACCTGGAAACCCTGGGGTGCACCGGCCCAGCCGCGGAATCATCTGTTGGTGTTTTGGCGAAAACCGGGCCAGGATACCATTCCCCCGGTGCCCCGCAGCCGCGAGCAGGGCCGGCGCTGCGCCCACGCGAGCGGTGATCTGCGGCGACAGGTCTATCGGAAGCGTTCAGGAGAGCGGGACGCCGATGCCCGGGTCGGGAAGCATGTTCAACGAGCGCGGCGCTCGGCCCGGCACGCCGCCATTCACTTTCCATCGAACCAGATCTGCCCCAGGAACGGGACGAGGTCGTGCTCCTGGAACGCCAGGACCGCGGCCTGGGTGTCTTCCGCCCGTTCGCCGTAGAGCGCCCACCGGTTCCCCCCACGCATCACCCACCACTTGTCGCCGGTTCGTACGGGCCCGCTCTGCTCGATGATCTGCTGCGTCAGCGGGTTCACGCCGGGCGAGCCGATGCTGACGAGGTTGGGATGGTCGGTGAACCCGCTGTGCTGCGTGAACCAGATATCGCCCATCACCACGCTGCGGAGAAAGGCCCGCGGTACATCCCGTCCCCGGCGGTCGAGGGCATCCTTCAGCTGGTAGGCGAGCGGGCGGTCGAACAGCTCCGGCTTGTGGTGGCAGCCGGTCACGATCACCACCGTGGCAGGGTCGATGTCCGCCTCCCAGTCCTGCCTCTGCTTCGAGAGCTTCAGCGCGGTCTCGATCTTCTGCGCCACGGTCAGCAGCGACGGCTCCCGTGAGACGAAGATGCTCTGGACCTGCATCAGGGGCAGCGGGACGACCTCCGTCGGAGTGCTGCCGGTGAGATAGACCGGGATCACCCGGTGTTCCTGGTTCCGGGTCAGCTGGATGGCGTTCTGGATCTCTTCCTTCTGGAAATACGCCGAGTCCGAGTGCTTGGAGATGAGGACCACCGTCACCACCGATTTCTTCTGTGCCTCCGCGATTTTGTCAGGCCATTTGACGCCCGCCTCGAGCTCCCTGGTGTCCAGGAACACGCGCACGCCGATCGCCGCGAGCACGTCGTATACTCTTTCGGCGTAATTGGAGTCCGGGTGCGCGTAGGCGATGAAGACGTCGTATTCGAAGTGTTCCGCCATGGCTCGTGTCCAGCCGGAGGGCCTTTGCAGTGGGCCCGGCCGCGCGGCCGGGAGCCCGCGAACATTCCCCTCGCGCCCGTTCACCGCACGGGCGCACCGCCGTCAGCCGAAGTCGAACAGGTCGTCCAGGAAGCCGCCGCGCCGCTTGCGCCGGTGGTCGTAGTCGTCGTCCCGGTCGCGGTGCCAGTGGTCCGGGTCGCCGCGGTAGCTCTCGCTCTCGCGCTCCCGGTCGTAGCCGGACGAGCCCGAGACGGAGGGGGCGGAGCGCTCGATGATCTTGTCGAGCTCGCCCCGGTCGAGCCAGACGCCCCGGCAGCGGGGGCAGTAGTCGATCTCGATCCCCTGGCGATCCGTCATCACGAGATCGGGATCCAGGCATACCGGGCATTTCATGGCTCCTCCTCGCGATCGAGGTTCAGCGGCTCAACCCAGCGCCGCGCCGCTCGTGCGGATGACCTCGCGGTAGAAGCGGGCGCTCCGCTTGGGCGTGCGCTGCTGCGTCTCGAAGTCGACGTGGAAGAGGCCGAAGCGCTTGGAGTAGCCGGCGCTCCACTCGTAGTTGTCCAGCAGCGACCAGGCGAAGTAGCCGCGCAGGTCCACCCCGCGCCCGACCGCCCGGAGCGCCGCCCGCAGGTGCTCGCGGTAGTAGGCGACGCGCAGCGGGTCCTCCACCACCTCGCCTTCGGCCACGGGCGGGTCGTAGAACGCGGCGCCGTTCTCGGTGACGTAGAGCGGCACCTCGCCGTAGCGCTCCCGCACCCACACCAGCACGTCCTCGAGCCCCTGGGGCCACACCTCCCACCCCAGCTCGGTGTGCACGTGCCGCGGCTGCCTCACGTGCCCCTCGCGGACGGGGAAGTCGGCGGGGTCGTGCCGGACGACGGAGCGCTTGTAGTAGTTGATCCCCAGGAAGTCGACCGGCTCGCGGAGCGCCTCCACCTCGGCCGCGGGGAAGTCCGGCCACGCCTCGCCGAACACCTCGCGCAGCTCCTCCGGGTAGCGGCCCAGGAAGACGGGGTCCAGGTACTGCCGGTTCATGTAGGCGTCGGCCCGCGCCGTGGCCGCCACGTCCTCGGGCGCGTCGGAGGCCGGGTACTTGGGCTCCAGGTTCACCACCAGGCCGATCCGCTGCCTGGCCTCGGCGCGGTACGCGCGCACGGCCGCGGCGTGCGCGCGCAGCAGGTTGTGCGTGACGCGCGCCGCCTCGAACGGGCTGCGGTGGCCGGGGGCGTGGTCGCCGTGCAGGTAGCCGGCGTTCATCACCACCCAGGGCTCGTTGAGCGTGCTCCACATCGGCACGCGGTCGCCGAGCGCGCGGAAGAGGGTGGACGCGTACGCCGCGAACCAGTCGGCCACGTCGGGGTTGGTCCAGCCGCCGCGGTCGTCCAGCGCCGCGGGGAGGTCCCAGTGGTAGAGGGTGGGCGCGGGCCGGATCCCCCGCTCCAGCAGCGCGTCCACCAGCCGCGCGTAGAAGTCGAGCCCCGCCTGGTTGACGCGCCCGGTCCCCTCCGGGAAGACCCGGCTCCAGGAGACGCTGAAGCGGTAGGCGCCCAGGCCCAGCTCCGCCATCAGCGCCACGTCCTCGCGCCAGCGCCGGTAGTGGTCGCACGCCACGTCGCCCGTCTCGCCCTGGTGCGTCGTCCCCGGCGTGTGGCTGAAGCGGTGCCAGTTGCTGGGACCCGCGCCGTCGGCCAGCGGCGAGCCCTCCACCTGGTACGCGGACGTCGCGGCGCCCCAGAGGAAGCCGTCGGGGAAGCGGGGCGGGTCACCCATCGGCGCGAGATCGTGCCGGGGCAGAGGCGGCTGAAGCCGCGGCAACAACTGCGCAAAGCCCGCCTTCGCG contains:
- a CDS encoding toll/interleukin-1 receptor domain-containing protein translates to MAEHFEYDVFIAYAHPDSNYAERVYDVLAAIGVRVFLDTRELEAGVKWPDKIAEAQKKSVVTVVLISKHSDSAYFQKEEIQNAIQLTRNQEHRVIPVYLTGSTPTEVVPLPLMQVQSIFVSREPSLLTVAQKIETALKLSKQRQDWEADIDPATVVIVTGCHHKPELFDRPLAYQLKDALDRRGRDVPRAFLRSVVMGDIWFTQHSGFTDHPNLVSIGSPGVNPLTQQIIEQSGPVRTGDKWWVMRGGNRWALYGERAEDTQAAVLAFQEHDLVPFLGQIWFDGK
- a CDS encoding GH1 family beta-glucosidase; this encodes MGDPPRFPDGFLWGAATSAYQVEGSPLADGAGPSNWHRFSHTPGTTHQGETGDVACDHYRRWREDVALMAELGLGAYRFSVSWSRVFPEGTGRVNQAGLDFYARLVDALLERGIRPAPTLYHWDLPAALDDRGGWTNPDVADWFAAYASTLFRALGDRVPMWSTLNEPWVVMNAGYLHGDHAPGHRSPFEAARVTHNLLRAHAAAVRAYRAEARQRIGLVVNLEPKYPASDAPEDVAATARADAYMNRQYLDPVFLGRYPEELREVFGEAWPDFPAAEVEALREPVDFLGINYYKRSVVRHDPADFPVREGHVRQPRHVHTELGWEVWPQGLEDVLVWVRERYGEVPLYVTENGAAFYDPPVAEGEVVEDPLRVAYYREHLRAALRAVGRGVDLRGYFAWSLLDNYEWSAGYSKRFGLFHVDFETQQRTPKRSARFYREVIRTSGAALG
- a CDS encoding zf-TFIIB domain-containing protein; its protein translation is MKCPVCLDPDLVMTDRQGIEIDYCPRCRGVWLDRGELDKIIERSAPSVSGSSGYDRERESESYRGDPDHWHRDRDDDYDHRRKRRGGFLDDLFDFG
- a CDS encoding L,D-transpeptidase family protein; protein product: MTQRFPRAVRRLGRGLLPALATLCMALAGCGRDEARGAEAGEADRADRADAAWNPQALTRVAGLDVAAVRGAVGQRLDGGRPAPLDADQWERVRKLYRRYGQGPLWFGPDGLLEDRAAALLTALVNAHQDALRLDRYPLGELARSLGAVKDARRPTAAQVAAADVMLTASYAALGHDLLTGQVDPRSVSQAWFINPDRERVDSALARTLREEPLHRAIAGMRPQDEDYAFLQRQLQHYRQIASRGGWPTVPRGKELKPGESDSPARLAALRQRLQAEGLLAAATTAPPPPAESAGRSPARPAGGAVYDPALAGAVAAFQARHGIESDSTLGPETVAALNLSPAYRLWQIAANLERYRWLPRSLGSRYILVNVPAFRLEAFDGGRKALEMKVIVGEEYEDRATPVFSDSMEYVVFRPYWMVTDSIAAKEIFPRAAADPGYFARNRYETFEEQGKTRVRQRPGEKNSLGLVKFMFPNDFNIYLHDTPADSLFREDVRAFSHGCIRLEKPEQLALFALGWPPERVRQAMQQGPDDRRVNLPRKIPVYIAYFTAYARGGQLYFGNDLYRRDDRLIRAVSEGAVPSAQALRAADALRRFVAE